In a single window of the Pseudochaenichthys georgianus chromosome 16, fPseGeo1.2, whole genome shotgun sequence genome:
- the kcnn4 gene encoding intermediate conductance calcium-activated potassium channel protein 4, with amino-acid sequence MPSPTREESKGETGQAEHGATDSGDRERGTGNHLACALEMEMTTRSLHGDSKLDSVNCDGLINRNGGDSAEVSVPLSLPGKRTAHMEGDDLYRLRDRKFLLEDKKRLCALALGTALLGILLTIIHAEICPLVYTPGSNIALFINCSISLSTGCLLILIIAFHYKDIRLFVIDHNQVDWRIAMTSQRVLVITLELLVCVIHPVGTYWEVGLHTNSSSSAPLCVSIHHGRALMDMELLLSVLMFLRLYLVHRAILLHSKVLLSASYRSIGSLNNINFTFRFVLKILMNKYPARTLLAFILFFWLTASWMLTLCERQTQVATNTGQMDTAMWLIAITFLTVGYGDVAPHTSCGKAVCLFTGVMGVACTAMLVAVVTKTLALNKGEKHVHFFMLDFQISKRIRHAAANVLRECWLLHRANLTKGNRGEHRRHQRCLLEAIRVFRHLRLKRKKLRDYVSEMVDLPKMQMIMCDLSANWNNSYRELEQRILSMEQKLDELSRCFQQTSEMLSHVLRHRNTEIR; translated from the exons AAAGCAAAGGGGAGACCGGACAGGCAGAGCACGGAGCGACGGACAGCGGCGACAGGGAGAGAGGGACAGGCAACCACCTCGCATGCGCTTTGGAGATGGAGATGACAACCCGCAGTCTGCACGGCGACTCCAAACTGGACAGTGTGAATTGCGATGGCTTGATCAACCGAAACGGAGGAGACTCCGCAGAAGTGTCCGTGCCGCTGTCACTTCCCGGGAAGCGGACAGCTCACATGGAGGGAGACGACCTCTACAGACTGCGAGACAGAAAGTTTTTATTAGAGGATAAAAAGCGACTTTGCGCATTGGCTCTGGGGACTGCTCTACTCGGGATACTTCTCACAATAATCCACGCCGAGATATGTCCCCTCGTTTATACACCG GGCTCAAACATTGCCTTATTCATCAACTGTTCCATCAGCCTCTCCACTGGGTGTCTCCTCATCCTAATCATAGCTTTCCATTATAAGGAcatcagg CTGTTTGTCATTGACCACAACCAGGTGGACTGGCGTATTGCCATGACCAGCCAGAGGGTGCTTGTGATCACTCTGGAGTTGTTGGTCTGCGTCATCCATCCTGTTGGCACATACTGGGAGGTGGGCCTCCACACAAACTCCTCTTCCTCAGCTCCACTCTGTGTTTCCATCCACCATGGCAGGGCCCTGatggacatggagctgctgttatCAGTCCTGATGTTCCTCCGCTTGTACTTGGTGCACAGAGCCATCCTGCTGCACAGCAAAGTGCTGCTGAGCGCCTCCTACAGGAGCATCGGCTCGCTCAACAACATCAACTTCACCTTTCGCTTTGTACTCAAGATACTGATGAACAAATACCCAGCGCGCACCCTGCTGGCCTTCATCCTCTTCTTCTGGCTCACTGCTTCCTGGATGCTTACTCTGTGTGAGAG GCAGACCCAGGTTGCCACAAACACAGGCCAAATGGACACGGCAATGTGGCTCATAGCCATCACCTTCCTCACAGTGGGTTATGGGGATGTGGCGCCCCACACCAGCTGTGGAAAGGCAGTGTGTCTCTTCACTGGAGTCATG GGTGTTGCATGCACTGCCATGCTGGTGGCAGTTGTTACTAAGACGCTGGCGTTGAACAAAGGAGAGAAACATGTGCACTTCTTCATGCTGGACTTCCAGATCTCTAAAAGG ATCCGCCACGCAGCTGCGAACGTGCTGAGGGAATGCTGGCTTCTGCACCGCGCAAACCTGACAAAGGGCAACCGCGGTGAGCACCGAAGACACCAGAGATGCCTTCTGGAAGCCATCAGAGT ATTTCGGCATTTACGCCTGAAACGAAAAAAGCTGAGGGATTACGTCAGTGAGATGGTGGACCTCCCGAAG ATGCAGATGATCATGTGCGACCTCAGTGCCAATTGGAATAACTCGTACCGGGAGCTGGAGCAGCGGATCCTCTCCATGGAGCAGAAGCTGGACGAGCTGAGTCGCTGCTTCCAGCAAACCTCAGAGATGTTGTCTCATGTCCTACGCCACCGCAACACAGAGATCAG gtGA
- the smg9 gene encoding nonsense-mediated mRNA decay factor SMG9, with protein sequence MSESGHSQPGMYGQGRRRRRRRGDRDVGAPGQNLSGPSRDREYQPRERRDGSEDSPGPLIQKTPIILAKPPGERAKPSQNTPVSGAPVLEKPIMLMKARDDGGKPGTPPEAAAQLTGLGPSKMEREGQRPTQPVYQIQNRGMGASATSSAVDPMVGQSKLLPPEKMKHSIKLVDDQMNWCDSAMEYLRDQTDMLVVGVIGLQGSGKSTIMSLLSANTPEEDQRGYVFRAQTQEIKERGGNQSTGIDFFITQERVIFLDTQPMLSPSILDHLINNDRKLPPEYNLPHTYVEMQSLQIAAFLFTVCHVVIVVQDWFTDLNLYRFLQTAEMLKPSTPSASHDSTGSSGNDDGAEYYPHIVFLQNKARRDDFCPRNLNNMHMVVDKLMAHSHLKYKGTLSMLDCNIFPGLGQDYLTTEVNMFLLPMQENDGEDNLTKAGTGTYPLFSLLPGYKGHPAFPTMVSKLRSQILAMPRCQLSHTILTEKNWFHYAARIWDGVKKSSALSEYSRLLC encoded by the exons ATGTCGGAGTCCGGCCACAGTCAGCCCGGCATGTACGGGCAGGGCCGCCGGAGGAGGCGCCGCCGCGGAGACAGAGATGTTGGAGCTCCGGGACAAAACCTGTCCGGTCCAAGTCGGGATCGAGAATATCAACCAAGGGAACGAAGG GATGGGAGCGAGGATTCACCAGGCCCACTCATTCAGAAGACCCCCATCATTCTTGCAAAACCCCCCGGGGAAAGG GCAAAGCCGTCACAGAATACGCCTGTCAGCGGAGCTCCTGTCCTGGAGAAGCCCATCATGCTCATGAAAGCCAGGGACGATGGAGGGAAGCCGGGCACTCCTCCTGAAGCAGCTGCCCAGCTCACTGGTCTGGGACCCTCCAAgatggagagggaggggcagcgaCCCACCCAGCCCGTGTACCAGATCCAAAACAGAGGAATGGGTGCTTCTGCAACGAGCAGCGCTGTGGACC CTATGGTGGGCCAGTCTAAACTCCTCCCTCCGGAGAAGATGAAGCACAGCATTAAGCTTGTGGATGATCAGATGAATTGGTGTGACAGTGCCATGGAG TATCTGAGGGACCAGACAGATATGTTGGTGGTGGGAGTCATCGGCCTGCAGGGAAGTGGGAAATCTACGATCATGTCGCTATTATCTGCCAACACTCCTGAGGAAGATCAAAG GGGTTATGTATTCAGAGCCCAGACTCAAGAAATCAAGGAAAGAGGAGGAAACCAGAGCACCGGCATCGATTTCTTTATCACACAGGAGAGAGTCATCTTCTTGGATACACAG CCAATGCTCAGCCCATCGATTCTCGACCACCTTATCAACAACGATCGGAAGCTGCCCCCGGAGTACAACCTCCCCCACACATATGTTGAGATGCAG TCTCTTCAGATCGCAGCCTTCCTCTTTACAGTTTGCCATGTCGTCATTGTGGTTCAAGACTGGTTCACTGACTTAAACCTCTACAG GTTTCTTCAGACTGCGGAGATGCTGAAGCCTTCCACTCCATCTGCAAGCCATGACAGCACTGGCTCTTCGGGCAATGATGATGGAGCAGAGTACTATCCTCATATAG TGTTCCTCCAGAATAAGGCCAGACGGGACGATTTCTGCCCAAGGAATCTGAATAACATGCATATGGTGGTGGACAAATTAATGGCCCACTCTCATCTCAAATACAAAG GAACTTTGTCCATGCTGGACTGCAATATCTTCCCTGGCTTGGGACAGGACTATCTGACTACTGAAGTCAACATGTTCCTCCTTCCTATGCAGGAGAATGATGGGGAGGATAATCTGACTAAAGCAG GGACGGGAACATACCCGCTCTTCTCACTGCTGCCGGGGTACAAAGGACATCCTGCCTTCCCCACCATGGTCTCAAAACTCCGCAGCCAAATACTGGCCATGCCCCGATGTCAGCTGTCACACACCATCCTCACTGAGAAGAACTG GTTTCACTATGCAGCTCGTATCTGGGACGGGGTGAAGAAGTCCTCGGCCCTCTCTGAGTACAGCCGCCTGCTGTGCTAA